The nucleotide sequence ATGACCCCCAATCCCATTACCGTCGAACCCTCCACCCCCGTCTCCCAGGCGCTGCGCCTGATGGAAGGCCGCAAGATCCGGCGCCTTCCCGTCGTCCAGGCCGGGCGGCTGGTGGGCATCGTCACGCTGCTCGATCTCATGAGGGTATCGGCCTCCCCCGCCACCACCCTCAGTATCTACGAACTGCGCTACCTGCTGGACAAGCTGACGGTGCAGGAGGCGATGAGCCGGCGCCTCATCACGGTCGGCCCCGACGAGCCCATCGAGCAGGCGGCGCTCCTGATGCGCCAGCACAAGATCGGCGGGCTGCCGGTCGTGGAGGGCGACCATCTCGTGGGCATCATCACCGAGACGGACATCTTCGACGCGTTCGTCGAGCTCCTGGGGATGCGCAGGCCGGGAGTCCGCCTCGAGATCGACTGCACGGACCGCCCCGGGGAGCTCTCCCGCATCGCGACCATCATCGCCAAGCGGGGCCTCAACATCCACTCCGTGGTCACGACCCCCGCGCCGCCCGGCCAGGCACACCTGGTCTTCCGCGTGGAAGGCAACGACATGGCGCAGCTGGTCGACGAGCTCGAGCACGCCGGCTGCCGCGTCGCATGGGAGGCGCCATCCACCGCTGCGTGATCTCACCCAGGCGGGGACCGGCGACCCGCTCGACTCCTTCGATCCGGCGGTGGCGGCCTACTTCCGGGAGCGTTTCGGCGCGCCGACGCTTGCCCAGCGCATGGCGTGGCCCGCCATCCGATCCGGCCGGGATACGCTCGTGGCAGCGCCGACGGGCTCGGGCAAGACGCTGGCCGCATTCCTGGTGAGCCTCGACGACCTGATCCGGCGTCCCGTCCCCTCGAATCCCGCTCTGCACACGCTGTACGTCTCGCCCTTGCGTGCCCTGAGCCACGACATTCACCGGAGCCTCGAACTCCCCTTGCGCGACCTGCAGCGCCTTTTCGTACAAACGGCCCGGCGGCCCTTTCCTCCCATCGACGTGGGGGTTCGCACGTCGGATACGCCGCCTGCGCGGCGGCGGGCCATGGCCACGAAGCCTCCCCACATTCTCGTCACCACCCCGGAATCGCTGTTGCTCATGATGCTGGCGCCCCGCATGCGCCCGGCTCTTGCCAGCGTGCGGAGGGTCATCGTCGACGAACTGCACGCCCTCCTGCCCACCAAGCGCGGGGCGCTTCTGGCGCTGTGTTTGGAGCTGCTCGACGAGCTGGCCGGCCGCCGGGTGCAGCGCATCGGCCTGTCGGCCACCATCCGGCCCCTCGAGGAGGCCGCTCGCTTCCTCACCGGCACCCGGCAGCCTGGCGCCGAAGTGGTCGACGCCGGCGCCCGCCGCACCATGGACCTGCAGGTGATCTTGCCCGCCGCCGCGTTCCCCTCCGCCCCGGAGGGCACCATCTGGCCCAGCATCGCCCGCCGCCTGGTGGATCTCATCGAAAGCCATCGTTCCACCCTGGTCTTCGTCAACAACCGGCGCCAGGCCGAGCGCCTCACCCACCTGGTCAACGAACTGGCGGGGCGGCGCCTGGCGCTGACCCATCACGGGAGCATGGCCCGGGCCAGCCGTCTCTACGTCGAACAGGCGCTCAAGGCAGGCGAGCTGAAGGCCGTCATCGCCACCGCCACGCTGGAACTGGGGATCGATGTGGGCTTCATCGATCTCGTGGTGCACGTCGAGTCGCCTCCGGAGGTCGCCCAGGGGCTGCAGCGGGTCGGGCGGTCCGGGCACGCGGTCCACGCGTCGGCCAAAGGACGCATCCTGCCCAAGCATCCTTCGGACCTGCTGGAGGCGGCCGCCTGCGCCCGGGCCATTGCCCGCTTCGACATCGAGCCGCTGGCGCCGGTGCGGCAGCCGGCGGACGTGCTGGCCCAGTTCGTCGCCGGGGCAGCCACCATCCGGCCCTGGCGCGAGCCCGAGCTGCTGGCCCTCGTGCGGCGCACCGCGTCTTTCTCGGGCATTTCCGAGGAAATGTGGCACGAGGTGCTGGGCCTGCTGGCCGGCGAGACGCCCGGCCGGCCCGACGTGCCCGTCCGGCCGAGGATCGCCTGGGACCGCCGGGACGGAGCGATCCGGGGAATCGATGCGACCCGGACCGTGTTGTACGCCAACGCGGGCACCATCCCGGATCGGGGCACGTATCCCGTCTACCTTTCCGGCACGGACGTGCGGCTGGGCGAGCTCGACGAGGAGTTCGTCTACGAGACGCGCAGGGGTGACGTCTTCTGGTTGGGGATGGGCGCCTGGCGCGTGGAGGCCATCCGCCCGGACCGCGTCCTGGTCAGCCGTG is from Limnochorda sp. L945t and encodes:
- a CDS encoding CBS and ACT domain-containing protein, giving the protein MRVRDKMTPNPITVEPSTPVSQALRLMEGRKIRRLPVVQAGRLVGIVTLLDLMRVSASPATTLSIYELRYLLDKLTVQEAMSRRLITVGPDEPIEQAALLMRQHKIGGLPVVEGDHLVGIITETDIFDAFVELLGMRRPGVRLEIDCTDRPGELSRIATIIAKRGLNIHSVVTTPAPPGQAHLVFRVEGNDMAQLVDELEHAGCRVAWEAPSTAA